The following are encoded in a window of Geobacter metallireducens GS-15 genomic DNA:
- a CDS encoding sensor histidine kinase: MTGETLRILHLEDDSMDAELVRAKLASEEISCTITVAPDGKQFARVLEESADCFDLILADMSIPGYDGVAALKLALEQCPDTPFIVISGTVGEERAVETLRKGATDFILKGNMGRLGSAIRRALKEAEEHCNRQRAEESLRRLNAELEQRVQERTAQLEATNQELQAFNFSVSHDLRAPLTIIDGFSKAILEDFGTDLPSEALDYLQRIQKAGQRMTRLIDALLNLSRLGREPITPEQTDLSAIAGTIEQELRYIHPDRTGVTIRITDGITVRGDRRLLRSVVENLLSNAWKYTARREQAEIEFGVMKQGEKPVYFVRDNGAGFDMRYAGQLFTPFQRMHRSEEFEGNGIGLATVQRIVHRHGGRIWAEAEEGKGATFFFTLG, translated from the coding sequence TTGACGGGAGAGACGCTTCGCATCCTCCACCTGGAGGACGATTCGATGGATGCGGAACTGGTGCGGGCGAAGCTTGCTTCAGAGGAAATTTCGTGCACCATAACGGTTGCACCTGATGGGAAACAGTTCGCCCGCGTCCTGGAGGAGAGTGCAGACTGCTTCGACCTCATACTGGCGGATATGAGCATCCCCGGCTACGATGGGGTCGCAGCCCTGAAACTGGCTCTGGAACAGTGCCCGGACACCCCATTCATCGTCATTTCCGGAACAGTGGGCGAGGAACGGGCCGTAGAGACCCTCCGCAAGGGGGCGACGGACTTCATTCTGAAGGGTAACATGGGACGCCTTGGGTCGGCGATACGACGCGCCCTCAAGGAAGCGGAGGAACATTGCAATCGCCAGCGGGCCGAGGAGTCCCTGCGCCGCCTTAACGCGGAACTGGAGCAGCGGGTCCAGGAGCGAACCGCCCAGTTGGAAGCGACCAATCAGGAACTACAGGCCTTCAACTTCTCAGTCTCCCACGACCTCCGGGCACCCCTTACCATCATCGACGGTTTCAGCAAGGCGATCCTGGAGGATTTCGGCACCGATCTTCCCTCCGAGGCGCTGGACTATCTCCAGCGGATCCAGAAAGCGGGCCAGCGGATGACCAGGCTCATCGATGCGCTCCTGAACCTGTCGAGACTTGGCCGAGAGCCCATTACCCCGGAACAGACCGACCTCTCCGCCATCGCCGGCACCATCGAGCAGGAACTCCGCTACATCCACCCGGACCGCACCGGGGTCACCATCCGGATCACCGACGGCATCACCGTCCGCGGCGACCGGCGGCTCCTGCGGTCGGTCGTGGAAAATCTTTTGAGCAATGCCTGGAAATATACGGCAAGGCGGGAACAGGCCGAGATCGAATTCGGCGTCATGAAACAGGGGGAGAAACCGGTTTACTTTGTCCGGGACAACGGCGCCGGCTTCGATATGCGCTACGCCGGGCAGCTTTTCACCCCTTTCCAGCGTATGCACCGGTCTGAGGAATTCGAAGGGAACGGCATCGGGCTCGCCACGGTCCAGCGGATCGTTCACCGCCACGGGGGAAGAATCTGGGCCGAAGCAGAAGAGGGCAAGGGTGCAACCTTCTTCTTTACCCTCGGATGA